In one window of Gossypium hirsutum isolate 1008001.06 chromosome A01, Gossypium_hirsutum_v2.1, whole genome shotgun sequence DNA:
- the LOC107933905 gene encoding uncharacterized protein gives MTIMEVTGVLEMGPDDVLKVFKNQGFEVQLVDEMREPPLLPLKDVILSGCPIGREDPAELPSDVLSLRIFECHNIRSLSDMPFFQQTNELRFCSINDCRGIESVLDLSSQSQSCTPFVNLELLRLENLDKLHVLVKVAEASIVSTLSSQSIPAIFSNLKSFHIEGCSNMKQLFPFHLVHDLQNLEDLIIRGCGQIEEIIGSEEEEENHKGNGTQAPTSFSLPKLKELELWYLPELKRICSSNREMVAYAILKLAKQLA, from the coding sequence ATGACGATTATGGAAGTGACTGGTGTGTTAGAAATGGGACCCGATGACGTTCTGAAGGTGTTTAAGAACCAGGGTTTTGAAGTGCAGCTCGTGGATGAGATGCGGGAGCCTCCACTTCTACCTCTGAAAGATGTGATATTAAGCGGGTGTCCAATAGGAAGAGAAGATCCAGCAGAGCTCCCAAGTGATGTTTTGAGTCTCAGAATTTTTGAGTGCCACAATATCAGAAGCTTAAGTGATATGCCCTTCTTCCAACAAACCAATGAGTTGAGGTTCTGTTCGATTAACGATTGCAGAGGGATAGAATCTGTGCTTGATCTGTCGTCACAATCCCAATCATGCACCCCATTTGTGAACCTTGAGCTCTTGAGGCTTGAAAATTTGGATAAGCTTCATGTGCTTGTTAAAGTAGCAGAAGCATCTATTGTTTCTACATTGAGTTCACAGTCTATTCCAGCCATTTTTTCCAATCTTAAATCATTTCATATTGAAGGATGCTCAAACATGAAGCAACTCTTTCCCTTTCACTTAGTACATGACCTCCAAAACCTGGAGGACCTCATAATTCGTGGTTGTGGACAAATAGAGGAAATAATAGGATcagaagaagaggaagagaatCACAAGGGAAATGGAACGCAAGCTCCAACAAGTTTCAGCCTTCCCAAATTAAAGGAGTTAGAATTGTGGTACTTACCAGAGCTCAAGCGCATATGCAGTTCAAATAGGGAAATG